tattagacgtagtcacgtcaaaaacaaccaTCGACACGGCACACACCCTCTCGTGGCGACACTGAAGCATGTGTGGTCCCGTTCGGGCTTATCCGAAGTGAATTACCCTGATTTTTTGTAAGATGTGTAACACacacaccttagctctcggtgtcCGGCATTCGGTGGGaccaattttgaaaaaaaataaatgtaagtctcgtgggaaaaaaaatgtgtaaccaATGCTGCTGCCATCTTTGGCAGATGccgagaaccaaagttcacaaagccaaagggaaactttatactataaaatgtttaacatttcaagtcctttcgcttttatcgtagccgtttcattGTTTAGTttgaaatttctgtctgctaaccAAATGATTCcctagtcaacgtagctgctccggcaactaattctagcggcgggtgcggaaactacgtgtgatttacgTCAGGAAATGTTGTAGtagaaaaacacaatttgcgctcggcattattttaaggaattatacgttaaatttcgagaCCGAGTTTTGTacttacaagtgtatttgcaccatgagaacacgtgaatttccaacatgttaccgaggttagatgttacacatctgtggcgagtactgaaatactggctcactttttttttaaactgaaaatagTTTGAATAGTAGGTAACTGAACAAGAACTGAACGATGAGAATCGTATAGTTAAGCTCTTAAAACTACTTCAGATAACATTTTCGTATatcgttaaaatatatataataaaagtaGTAGTAATAATGATAATGATAAATGCTTTGGTCTCGcacgcaattttaaattttttttttcatttaatagtcattactattatttaagggctttttttttttcggaaattttAACACGATGCCTCCCTTGCACTTGTTCTCTTACAGATTTCCGTTCCACGTGGCGTCCATTCCATTCGCGAAATTTCTCCAGCCAAATGTCGTAGTATATAGAGAGTTCAAGTTGTTGCACAGTTAAGAGACATTACTGAGGAACAATAAATTGCTGAATCCCGAATGTGTGGGCGTGTGATTCCCCTTTGGTTGAATCGCCTTAAAACGCTACTAACGTGAGAGAGTTTCCTCCTACTAAATGTGTTCCTGTCGTGTCCCACTCGGGAAATCCTATTAGCGGACCTTTCTTGCTCGATGGTCGTTTCGAAGATTCGTGACCGACCTCGAGTGGGATGTTGTGTTTCCTCCGGCACGGCTCTCCACTGCCAAGGACTGAACATCGTTTGAATAGCGActgatttcaaattaatttttgttttgtttttacatcTGAGTCTCCTGTGTTACTCTTCGCAAGCCAGTCCAAGGCAATTCAAGTTGCTTCCTATAATCATTGCCTTACTTTCTTTCAATCGCAAAAAGGTTTACTCTTTTTCTCAATTTTGGTCAATGTCGTGCTAAAAACAACAACAAAGGCAACGGAAGACGAACATATTTAATTCCACAGTTTAGGTACCGAAAAAAATGTCTACTTGGTTTCAACCGGTTTTTCTGACCGTGTGAAGGttttatctttttaattttttctgtactAACTTTACTTCGTTCACGTATAATTCAATGTATTACGTGCAAgttgaaagtgatttttttttgtttctacggATAGCTTACACTGTTAATAATACTgccattggtagggaccggaaaaattcgcgggttcaatgacctccagggtgagctccacagttctacgtacactcggtcaaatgtcacccactcattggctgctgtctcgtgagacgtcccaacgtagcacactctaaaaaaaaattgtacttttacaagggaaattcttggaaaccctgttgccaagcatatttcttgcaaaaactacaaggcagagccttgcaaaatcgcacatggtacaaagctctgccttttAGTTTCACAAGTAATATCTTGGCAACAGgctttccaaggattttccttgtaaaacaaacaaaaatttcctttcagtgcagcctgcgattcgatagagctttggccgggtgtttctcGTCGGCCCAAAGGTCATCCAGGTGCGTTGTGAACCAATGGAGCAGGGGCAGCACCTGAGGCACGACGATTTGTGTTTTTTAGCCCATCGCGAGATGATAttcccgaatttttccggtctctagccattggtagggaccggaaaaattcgcgggttcaatgacctgtaggatgaactccacagttctacgtacactcggtcaaatgccacacccactcattggctgttatCTTGtggagacgtcccagcgtagcagcctgtgattcgataaagctttggtcgggtgtttctcatttggcccagagtcatccaggtgagttgtgagccaacagaGCAGAGGCAGCacctgaggtataacgatttgtatttttttagcctatcgcgagatgaaattcgcgaatttttttccgggtGTCTAGCCATCGGGTGGGTGTGTGAGGAGGGACGTGAATGTCGTCGCGTGTCCGCAGGTGGTCCTGATGGCAGTGCTGGCGGCCGCCGCGGCGCGCCCCCAGTTCGCGGCCTACACCCCTCTGGGGCTGCGGCCCGTGCTGGCGACTGCCCGCCCGCCCGTGCTGCTGGACCGGCCCGTGATCGTGCCGCGCCCCGTCGCGCCAGTGGCGCCCAAGCCGGTGGTGCCGGTGGCTCGCCCGGTGCCGGTGGTGCCGGTGGAGCCCTTGCGCCGCCTCAGCCCCGACCAGCCCATCCTCATCCTCAAGCAGGCGCAGGACCAGGGCATCGACGGCTCCTACTCCTACAGGTCGGCCACACTCCCTACTTCACCCGTCCTCGCATCTTTGTCGTCGGACC
The Bacillus rossius redtenbacheri isolate Brsri chromosome 14, Brsri_v3, whole genome shotgun sequence DNA segment above includes these coding regions:
- the LOC134538921 gene encoding endocuticle structural glycoprotein SgAbd-2-like; amino-acid sequence: MNALVVLMAVLAAAAARPQFAAYTPLGLRPVLATARPPVLLDRPVIVPRPVAPVAPKPVVPVARPVPVVPVEPLRRLSPDQPILILKQAQDQGIDGSYSYSFDTENGITAQEVGTLANVGAKEPVIIADGYYRYTSPEGIPIEVKYVANENGFVAQGAHLPTPPPIPEAILRSLEFIAANPPAPERSSRT